Proteins encoded together in one Kingella oralis window:
- a CDS encoding malolactic enzyme, producing MKSAYEILNNPFLNKGTAFTHEERQRLGLTGLLPHAVQTIDQQSQQAYAHYNQKPTLLEKRQFLMEIFNTNRTLFYHLFGQHIVEMMPIVYDPVIAQSIEQYSELFVNPQNAVYLSPDNQADIADILTRAADGRKIRLIVATDAEGILGIGDWGCNGVDIAVGKLMVYTAAAGIPPESVLPVVLDVGTDRQALLDNPLYLGNRQKRLRGEAYYQFVDAFVNAAERVFHQPYLHWEDFGRSNAANVLHTYQDRIATFNDDIQGTGIITLAGILGALAISKEKLADQTYVCFGAGTAGCGIAHRVYTEMLHQGLPENEARARFYLVDKQGLLFDDMNDLTPEQRPFARRRSEFANAAELTNLTAVVKTIKPTILVGTSTRPNTFTQEIIETMTAHTARPIIFPLSNPTKLAEAAAANLIAWSQGKALVATGIPADPVFFNGVHYTIGQANNALIYPGLGLGVLAANARRVSDEMISRAAHSLSGLVNPDVAGAAVLPPVAQLTEFSQTVARAVAQCALEQGLNREPVANIGAAIDAIRWTAEYR from the coding sequence ATGAAATCCGCCTACGAAATCCTCAACAACCCCTTTCTCAACAAAGGCACCGCTTTTACCCACGAAGAACGCCAACGCCTCGGGCTAACAGGTTTGCTGCCCCACGCCGTGCAAACCATAGACCAGCAATCGCAACAAGCCTATGCGCACTACAACCAAAAGCCCACGCTGCTGGAAAAACGCCAATTCCTGATGGAAATTTTCAACACCAATCGCACCCTGTTCTACCACCTATTCGGGCAACACATCGTAGAAATGATGCCGATTGTGTACGACCCCGTTATCGCCCAAAGCATTGAACAATATAGCGAATTGTTTGTGAACCCGCAAAACGCCGTTTACCTGTCGCCCGACAACCAAGCCGACATCGCCGATATTCTCACCCGCGCCGCAGACGGGCGCAAAATCCGCCTCATCGTCGCCACTGATGCCGAAGGCATCTTAGGCATCGGCGATTGGGGCTGCAACGGCGTAGACATCGCCGTCGGCAAACTTATGGTCTATACCGCCGCCGCAGGCATCCCGCCCGAAAGCGTGCTGCCCGTAGTACTAGATGTCGGCACCGACCGCCAAGCCCTGCTGGATAATCCGCTCTATCTGGGCAACCGCCAAAAACGCCTGCGCGGCGAAGCGTATTACCAATTTGTCGATGCCTTTGTGAACGCCGCCGAGCGCGTGTTCCACCAACCCTATTTGCATTGGGAAGACTTCGGGCGCAGCAACGCCGCCAACGTGCTGCACACCTACCAAGACCGCATCGCCACCTTCAACGACGACATCCAAGGCACAGGCATCATCACCCTCGCAGGCATACTCGGCGCACTTGCCATCAGCAAAGAAAAACTTGCCGACCAAACCTATGTATGCTTTGGCGCAGGCACGGCAGGCTGCGGCATCGCCCACCGCGTCTATACCGAAATGCTGCACCAAGGGCTGCCTGAAAACGAAGCCCGCGCCCGCTTCTATCTGGTGGACAAACAAGGCTTGCTGTTTGACGACATGAACGACCTTACCCCCGAGCAACGCCCCTTCGCCCGCCGCCGCAGCGAATTTGCCAACGCCGCCGAGCTCACCAACCTCACCGCCGTGGTCAAAACCATCAAGCCCACTATCTTGGTCGGTACCTCCACCCGCCCCAACACCTTCACCCAAGAAATCATAGAAACCATGACCGCGCACACCGCGCGCCCCATCATCTTCCCATTGAGCAACCCCACCAAGCTCGCCGAAGCCGCCGCCGCCAACCTCATCGCATGGTCGCAAGGCAAAGCCCTTGTGGCAACGGGCATTCCCGCCGACCCCGTGTTCTTCAACGGCGTGCACTACACCATCGGGCAAGCCAACAACGCGCTCATCTACCCCGGTTTGGGCTTGGGCGTACTCGCCGCCAATGCACGGCGCGTGAGCGATGAAATGATTTCCCGCGCCGCCCATTCACTCAGCGGCTTGGTGAACCCCGATGTTGCCGGCGCGGCGGTACTGCCTCCTGTTGCGCAATTAACCGAGTTTTCGCAAACCGTGGCGCGTGCCGTGGCGCAATGCGCGTTGGAGCAAGGGCTGAACCGCGAACCCGTTGCCAATATTGGCGCGGCGATTGATGCGATTCGCTGGACGGCGGAATATCGCTAA
- a CDS encoding bestrophin family protein yields the protein MIIRKKTNTLALLFAWRGTIFPKVLPAMLLLSSVSLLLGIGAHNHWFHLPTPPVVGFTIFGIVLSLFLGFRNNASYDRWWEGRKLWGQLIATQRHLIRESQILPNARRELILRQVIVFTHLLRDRLRYQTAHPELFLEYGQMQADQIEAFATHINPPQYALEHIQYDLIQAHRQHEISDITYTHLSAHLNTLGMIQAGCDRIASTPVPFAYSVLLHRAIHSFCIMLPFGLEAALGLWTPLMVAWLVYMFLGLDMLSAQLEDPFGRQDNNLPLDSLVRLVEREILTALNVAQVPPALQPHNGHLT from the coding sequence ATGATTATCCGCAAAAAAACCAACACCCTCGCCCTCCTATTCGCATGGCGCGGCACCATCTTCCCCAAAGTTTTGCCCGCCATGCTGCTGCTGTCGAGCGTGTCGCTCTTGCTGGGCATCGGCGCGCACAACCATTGGTTTCACCTGCCCACCCCGCCCGTAGTCGGCTTCACCATCTTCGGCATCGTCCTCTCCCTATTTCTCGGCTTTCGCAACAACGCCAGCTACGACCGCTGGTGGGAAGGGCGCAAACTCTGGGGGCAACTCATCGCCACCCAACGCCACCTTATCCGCGAAAGCCAAATCCTGCCCAACGCCCGCCGCGAGCTCATCCTGCGCCAAGTCATCGTGTTCACCCACCTGCTGCGCGACCGCCTGCGCTACCAAACCGCCCACCCCGAGCTGTTTCTGGAATACGGGCAAATGCAAGCCGACCAAATCGAAGCCTTCGCCACCCACATCAACCCGCCGCAATACGCGCTGGAACACATCCAATACGACCTTATCCAAGCCCACCGCCAACACGAAATCAGCGACATCACCTACACCCATCTCTCCGCCCATCTCAACACCCTCGGCATGATACAAGCAGGGTGCGACCGCATCGCCAGCACCCCCGTGCCCTTTGCCTACTCCGTGCTGCTGCACCGCGCCATTCACAGCTTCTGCATCATGCTCCCCTTTGGGCTAGAAGCCGCGCTCGGGCTGTGGACACCGCTGATGGTGGCATGGCTGGTGTATATGTTCCTTGGGCTGGATATGCTCAGCGCCCAGCTGGAAGACCCGTTCGGCCGGCAAGACAACAACCTGCCGCTCGATTCGCTGGTGCGCCTCGTGGAGCGCGAAATTCTGACCGCGCTCAACGTCGCCCAAGTGCCGCCCGCTCTGCAACCGCACAACGGGCATTTGACCTAA
- a CDS encoding TIGR02328 family protein, whose translation MRLWHQTLIPQLPRAQLLGQHRECAALRGNGWGRPHATVNYVFTHSPYLLYAYHVLIMDEMQRRGYRPDPAWHDKNHRGNTCPPYADLAEEPIGSPIYAEHDDDYLAECLANLRSKGIEVQG comes from the coding sequence ATGCGCCTATGGCATCAAACCCTTATCCCCCAACTCCCACGTGCCCAACTGCTCGGCCAACACCGAGAATGCGCCGCCCTGCGCGGTAACGGCTGGGGCCGGCCGCACGCCACCGTGAACTACGTCTTCACCCACAGCCCCTATCTGCTTTATGCCTATCACGTCCTCATCATGGACGAAATGCAGCGGCGCGGCTACCGGCCTGATCCCGCATGGCACGATAAAAACCATCGCGGCAACACTTGCCCGCCATATGCCGATTTGGCGGAAGAACCTATCGGCAGCCCGATTTATGCCGAACACGATGATGATTACCTTGCCGAATGCTTGGCAAATCTGCGCAGTAAAGGTATTGAAGTGCAAGGATAG
- the yccS gene encoding YccS family putative transporter produces MKTPAINTKIINTLPVLISASLCAYFVWRFNKEQYFAALILGIIAGGLVDLDNGLTGKFKNVMFAVIAFAISSLSVQFTFNNPIALPIAFTAIAFVFTLLGAAGTRYRTVSFGTLAVAIYTTLTHDPHAAPYLNTLLIIIGTLLYTLFTLLAHLVFPHRPVQENIAQAYDALADYLNSKASFFDPDEIGEHDQQQIQLAMTNSRVISSFNLCRNALFYRMRGQHRHPRTAKMLRYYFIAQDIHERMSASHMHYQTFTQQMSHTDLIYRIQRLIRLQAQACQQFAQNLRRNTEYTDFPKLARATQGAIQSLDYYAAHDTGNGASPYSVQRLLDNLSRISQQFAQLGNPDVRDLTTSTEQTRIQALDNNNFKTAWQIFKQQLTPQSPVFRHSVRMAVIACVCCIVVHLINSQHLNDNDLSLGYWILLTAVFVCQPNYSATKSRLLHRIIGTLGGVLVGSILPVFALTLVDKLAIAVIFVSLFFYSRTNKYSYSIFFITIQAMMNFAIMGFDVAGFFVPRIIDTILGALISGVAVYCLWPDWKYISLEKTSTEAIQSNAGYLTAVLDELQHGIREDIAYRAARRTSHDKAAALSSVLSDMSSEADKHRDKLEDGFMLLKINYSLISYISALGAYRDKIQTDSEATQQFLAAFYPAANQIAQILQNIAESSESQFQAALNTLDNQLAQLQAAAECDSHATQAQVLTRQLNMMRELLPECHTALHRQLERAQRHTPQPPVSIQAA; encoded by the coding sequence ATGAAAACCCCTGCCATTAACACCAAAATTATCAACACCCTGCCCGTGTTAATCAGCGCGAGCCTGTGCGCCTATTTTGTATGGCGGTTTAACAAGGAACAATATTTCGCCGCGCTGATTCTCGGCATCATCGCAGGCGGCTTGGTGGATTTGGATAACGGGCTCACAGGCAAGTTTAAAAACGTGATGTTTGCCGTGATAGCGTTTGCCATTAGCTCCCTTTCGGTGCAGTTCACGTTTAACAACCCCATCGCCCTGCCCATCGCGTTCACCGCCATTGCGTTTGTGTTCACCCTATTGGGCGCAGCGGGTACGCGCTATCGCACCGTATCCTTTGGCACGCTTGCCGTTGCCATCTACACCACGCTCACCCACGACCCGCACGCCGCGCCCTATCTCAACACGCTGCTCATCATCATCGGCACGCTGCTTTACACGCTGTTTACCCTGCTCGCGCATCTTGTGTTCCCCCATCGCCCCGTGCAAGAAAACATCGCCCAAGCCTACGATGCCCTTGCCGATTACCTGAACAGCAAAGCCAGCTTTTTTGACCCCGATGAAATCGGCGAACACGACCAACAGCAAATCCAGCTAGCCATGACCAACAGCCGTGTTATCAGCAGCTTCAACCTTTGCCGCAACGCGCTGTTTTACCGTATGCGCGGGCAGCACCGCCATCCGCGCACCGCCAAAATGCTGCGCTATTACTTTATCGCCCAAGACATCCACGAGCGGATGTCCGCCAGCCATATGCACTACCAAACCTTCACGCAGCAAATGAGCCACACCGACCTAATCTACCGCATTCAACGGCTCATCCGCCTGCAAGCCCAAGCCTGCCAACAATTTGCCCAAAACCTGCGCCGCAACACCGAATACACCGACTTCCCCAAACTCGCCCGCGCCACCCAAGGTGCGATTCAATCGCTGGATTACTACGCCGCGCACGATACGGGCAACGGCGCATCGCCATACAGCGTGCAACGCCTGCTAGACAACCTTTCCCGCATCAGCCAGCAATTCGCCCAACTCGGCAACCCCGATGTGCGCGACCTTACCACCTCCACCGAGCAAACCCGCATTCAAGCGTTGGACAACAACAATTTCAAAACCGCATGGCAAATTTTTAAACAACAGCTCACACCGCAATCGCCCGTTTTCCGCCATTCCGTGCGCATGGCGGTGATTGCCTGCGTGTGCTGCATTGTGGTGCACCTTATCAACAGCCAGCATCTAAACGACAACGATTTAAGCCTCGGTTATTGGATATTGCTTACCGCCGTGTTCGTGTGCCAGCCCAACTATTCCGCCACCAAAAGCCGCCTGCTGCACCGCATTATCGGCACACTCGGCGGTGTGCTTGTTGGCTCAATTTTGCCCGTGTTCGCGCTCACGCTGGTGGACAAGCTCGCCATCGCGGTGATTTTTGTGAGCCTGTTTTTCTACTCGCGCACCAACAAATACAGCTATTCCATCTTTTTCATCACCATCCAAGCCATGATGAACTTTGCCATTATGGGCTTTGACGTGGCAGGCTTTTTTGTGCCGCGCATCATCGACACCATTCTCGGCGCGTTGATTTCAGGCGTTGCCGTGTATTGCCTGTGGCCCGATTGGAAATACATCTCGCTGGAAAAAACCAGCACCGAAGCCATCCAAAGCAACGCGGGCTACCTCACCGCCGTGTTGGACGAGCTGCAACACGGCATCCGCGAAGACATCGCCTACCGCGCCGCCCGCCGCACCAGCCACGACAAAGCCGCCGCGCTGTCGAGCGTGTTATCCGATATGTCCAGCGAAGCCGATAAACACCGCGACAAGCTGGAAGACGGCTTTATGCTGCTGAAAATCAACTATTCCCTGATTAGCTACATTTCCGCACTGGGCGCCTACCGCGACAAAATCCAAACCGACAGCGAAGCCACACAGCAATTTCTCGCCGCGTTCTACCCCGCCGCCAACCAAATCGCCCAAATCCTGCAAAATATCGCCGAGAGCAGCGAAAGCCAATTTCAGGCTGCCTTAAACACGCTGGACAACCAACTGGCGCAGTTGCAAGCCGCCGCCGAATGCGACAGCCACGCCACTCAAGCCCAAGTGCTCACCCGCCAGCTGAACATGATGCGCGAGCTGCTGCCCGAATGCCACACTGCGCTGCATCGCCAGTTAGAGCGCGCGCAAAGGCACACGCCGCAGCCGCCGGTTAGCATTCAGGCAGCCTGA
- a CDS encoding dihydroorotate oxidase, protein MPNTATQIAGRAFANCIMNAAGVCDYTRADLDAMQNSSAASFVTKSATVSPREGNPEPRYRDTAWGSINSMGLPNFGLSYYLSYVSQAQQEQPEKTYFVSISGFSAEDDVALLNQIYQSDFNGIIELNLSCPNVVGKPQTGYDFETVAHVLDTVFAQFTRLPLGVKLPPYFDLVHFDQMAAILNRYPLAYVNSVNSIGNGLLVNPHSETVLIKPKHGLGGIGGAYLKPTALANVFAFRQRLKPEIQIIGTGGVQSGVDVFEHILCGADMVQVGTALHQEGVAVFERLTRELRNIMAGKGYRKIDDFKGKLKTLD, encoded by the coding sequence ATCCCCAACACCGCCACCCAAATCGCAGGGCGCGCTTTTGCCAACTGCATCATGAACGCCGCAGGTGTGTGCGACTACACCCGCGCCGATTTGGACGCGATGCAAAATTCATCCGCCGCCAGCTTCGTTACCAAATCCGCCACCGTGTCGCCGCGCGAGGGCAACCCCGAGCCGCGCTACCGCGACACCGCTTGGGGCAGCATCAATTCCATGGGTCTGCCCAATTTCGGACTGTCCTATTATTTGAGCTACGTTTCGCAAGCGCAGCAAGAGCAGCCTGAAAAAACCTATTTCGTATCCATTTCGGGGTTTAGCGCGGAAGACGATGTTGCGCTGCTAAACCAGATTTATCAGTCTGATTTTAATGGCATCATCGAGCTGAACTTATCCTGCCCCAACGTGGTCGGCAAACCGCAAACGGGCTACGACTTTGAAACCGTGGCGCACGTGCTGGACACCGTGTTCGCCCAATTCACGCGCCTGCCTTTGGGCGTGAAGCTGCCGCCGTATTTTGATTTGGTGCATTTTGACCAAATGGCGGCGATTTTGAACCGCTATCCGCTGGCGTATGTCAATTCGGTAAACAGCATCGGCAACGGCTTGCTGGTGAACCCGCACAGCGAAACGGTGCTGATTAAGCCCAAACACGGCTTGGGCGGCATCGGTGGCGCGTATTTGAAGCCCACCGCGCTGGCAAACGTGTTTGCCTTCCGCCAGCGGCTGAAACCCGAAATCCAAATCATCGGTACAGGCGGCGTGCAAAGCGGCGTGGACGTGTTTGAGCATATTTTGTGCGGCGCGGATATGGTGCAGGTGGGCACGGCGCTGCATCAGGAAGGCGTGGCGGTGTTTGAGCGCCTAACCCGCGAGCTGCGCAATATTATGGCGGGCAAAGGCTACCGCAAAATTGACGATTTTAAAGGCAAGTTGAAAACCTTGGATTGA
- a CDS encoding 2Fe-2S iron-sulfur cluster-binding protein — protein MSRITLTPSQTQFETQADETILEAALRQGYNLPNACQSGMCGTCVAQVVSGEVQMGEYDDCALTDEDAAAGMVLLCACHAQGDVVLDLPAYEGAKAIAPRTMPARVAHIDVRGKMALLRLVLPKSPPFKFYAGQYADILYKGTVRSYSLANAPSDNGVMEFHVRLREGGVFSPALFSGSLKVGDVLRVRAPLGAFTLNENSDKPLIFIATGTGFAPIKSLLHHLRDTQPSRSVHLYHGARDAAGLYDEAALRELLYQLPNARYTPVLSRADDAWQGARGYITEHVLQDYADLSGYEVYACGSMDMIRGSKQAFVEQRGLPETAFYSDAFTPYVARTVEAG, from the coding sequence ATGTCCCGAATCACCCTCACCCCCAGCCAAACCCAATTTGAAACCCAAGCCGATGAAACCATCCTAGAAGCCGCGTTGCGCCAAGGTTACAACCTGCCCAACGCCTGCCAAAGCGGTATGTGCGGAACGTGCGTTGCCCAAGTGGTGTCGGGCGAAGTGCAAATGGGCGAGTATGACGACTGCGCGCTCACCGATGAAGACGCGGCGGCGGGCATGGTGCTGCTGTGCGCCTGCCACGCGCAAGGCGATGTGGTGCTGGATTTGCCCGCCTACGAGGGCGCGAAAGCCATTGCCCCGCGCACCATGCCCGCGCGGGTGGCGCATATTGATGTGCGCGGCAAAATGGCGCTGCTGCGGCTGGTGTTGCCCAAATCGCCGCCGTTTAAATTTTACGCGGGGCAATATGCCGATATTTTGTATAAAGGCACGGTGCGCAGCTATTCGCTTGCCAACGCGCCCAGCGACAACGGCGTGATGGAGTTTCATGTGCGTCTGCGCGAGGGCGGCGTGTTTTCGCCCGCGCTGTTTTCAGGCAGCCTGAAAGTGGGCGACGTGCTGCGCGTGCGTGCGCCGCTGGGCGCGTTTACGCTCAACGAAAACAGCGATAAACCTTTGATTTTTATTGCCACGGGCACAGGCTTTGCGCCGATTAAATCGCTGCTGCACCACCTGCGCGACACCCAGCCCAGCCGCAGCGTGCACCTCTACCACGGCGCGCGCGATGCCGCTGGTTTGTATGACGAAGCCGCCCTGCGCGAATTGCTGTATCAGCTGCCCAACGCACGTTACACCCCCGTGCTATCCCGCGCCGACGATGCTTGGCAAGGCGCGCGCGGCTACATCACGGAACACGTTTTGCAGGATTACGCCGATTTGTCGGGCTACGAGGTTTACGCCTGCGGCTCAATGGACATGATTCGCGGCAGCAAGCAGGCGTTTGTTGAACAGCGCGGTCTGCCCGAAACCGCGTTTTACAGCGATGCGTTTACGCCGTATGTAGCCAGAACGGTTGAGGCAGGCTGA
- a CDS encoding sugar transporter: MLTKKSATHIAYLRVLAFAIAAFVVNTTEFIPVAMLTDIGKGFNQSAADTGMMITVYAWIVSLSSLPLMLLFAPMERRKLLLGLFTVFIAGHALSVAAWSFPVLLLSRVMIALTHALFWSITAVLVMRVAPRGKRQQALGWMSLGSAMATVLGLPLGRIIGQALGWRTTFALIGVLAVGVMVLLMKILPRLESKNSGSLESLPLLAKRPHLLGLYALTIMMATAHFTAYSYIEPYALTITQLSEQMTTWVLLLFGVSGMVASMLFARFYPRHPNPTLLVSGAIVLLSLLLLKPLGHHPAALFALIFAWGIGIACVSLSMIGHVMRYAPDAADVANSIYSACYNVGIGGGALLGGMVMRAPALGLASVGWVGAALAACALALFVWTQKRFQAASDSDSDTDAPKAA, encoded by the coding sequence ATGCTCACCAAAAAATCCGCCACCCACATCGCCTACCTGCGCGTACTCGCCTTTGCCATCGCCGCCTTTGTCGTCAATACCACCGAGTTCATCCCCGTTGCCATGCTCACCGACATCGGCAAAGGCTTCAACCAATCCGCCGCCGACACAGGCATGATGATTACCGTGTACGCATGGATAGTCTCGCTTTCCTCGCTGCCGCTGATGCTGCTGTTTGCCCCAATGGAACGGCGCAAGCTGCTGTTGGGCTTGTTCACCGTATTTATCGCGGGGCACGCGCTGTCGGTTGCCGCGTGGAGTTTCCCCGTGCTGCTGCTATCGCGCGTGATGATTGCGCTCACCCACGCGCTGTTTTGGTCGATTACCGCCGTGCTGGTGATGCGCGTTGCCCCGCGCGGCAAACGCCAGCAAGCCCTCGGCTGGATGTCGCTGGGCTCGGCGATGGCAACCGTGTTGGGGCTGCCGCTGGGGCGCATCATTGGGCAGGCGTTGGGCTGGCGCACCACCTTTGCCCTGATTGGCGTGCTTGCCGTCGGCGTGATGGTTCTGCTGATGAAAATCCTGCCGCGGCTGGAAAGCAAAAATTCAGGCTCGCTCGAGAGCCTGCCGCTGCTGGCGAAACGTCCGCACCTGCTCGGCTTATACGCGCTCACCATCATGATGGCAACCGCGCATTTCACCGCATACAGCTACATTGAACCCTACGCGCTCACCATCACGCAGCTTTCGGAGCAAATGACCACTTGGGTGCTGCTGTTGTTCGGCGTGTCGGGCATGGTGGCGAGCATGCTGTTTGCCCGCTTTTATCCGCGCCATCCCAACCCCACGCTGCTTGTCTCGGGCGCAATCGTGCTGCTGTCGCTGCTGCTGCTCAAACCGCTGGGGCACCACCCCGCCGCACTGTTTGCGCTGATTTTCGCGTGGGGCATCGGCATCGCCTGCGTGAGTTTGAGCATGATTGGTCATGTGATGCGCTATGCGCCCGATGCCGCCGATGTCGCCAATTCCATCTACTCCGCCTGCTACAACGTGGGCATCGGCGGCGGCGCGTTGCTCGGCGGCATGGTGATGCGCGCGCCCGCGCTGGGGCTAGCAAGCGTGGGCTGGGTGGGCGCGGCGTTGGCGGCGTGTGCACTCGCGCTGTTTGTGTGGACGCAGAAGCGGTTTCAGGCTGCCTCGGATAGCGATAGCGATACGGATGCGCCAAAGGCAGCCTGA
- a CDS encoding PHP domain-containing protein: MIDLHTHSTISDGALTPTQLVQAAAQNGCRLLALTDHDHTGGLAEARAEAARHRIQFINGAEISVTWRHRTIHIVALDFDEHNSRLQTLLAQVRQGRIARLHQIAAKLAKHGIAGAAEGALALAANPAMVSRTHIADWLVQQGHARTKQQAFTRYLGDGKRASVRHQWAELPAVIAAIQAAGGIAVIAHPMRYDLSATARRNLFDEFRALGGQGMEVHSGSCSPNDRLNYAQAAARHSLLASAGSDFHRPHDYSGGVLGACPELPGICQPVWEHFKQPFRQPA; the protein is encoded by the coding sequence ATGATAGACCTCCACACCCATTCCACCATCTCCGACGGCGCACTCACGCCTACGCAACTGGTGCAAGCCGCCGCACAAAACGGCTGCCGCCTGCTCGCCCTCACCGACCACGACCACACAGGCGGGCTTGCCGAAGCCCGCGCCGAAGCCGCCCGCCACCGCATCCAGTTTATCAACGGCGCGGAAATCTCGGTAACATGGCGGCACCGCACCATCCACATCGTCGCGCTAGACTTTGACGAACACAACAGCCGCCTGCAAACCCTGCTCGCCCAAGTGCGCCAAGGGCGCATAGCACGCCTGCACCAAATCGCCGCCAAACTCGCCAAACACGGCATCGCAGGCGCAGCCGAAGGCGCGCTCGCCCTTGCCGCCAACCCCGCAATGGTCTCGCGCACCCACATCGCCGACTGGCTGGTGCAACAAGGACACGCCCGCACCAAACAACAAGCCTTCACCCGCTATTTGGGCGACGGCAAACGCGCGTCCGTGCGCCACCAATGGGCAGAACTCCCCGCTGTTATCGCCGCCATCCAAGCAGCAGGCGGCATCGCCGTGATTGCCCACCCCATGCGCTACGACCTTTCCGCCACCGCACGGCGCAATCTGTTTGACGAATTTCGCGCCCTCGGCGGGCAAGGCATGGAAGTGCACAGCGGCTCATGCAGCCCGAACGACCGCCTCAACTACGCCCAAGCCGCCGCCCGCCACAGCTTGCTCGCCAGCGCAGGCAGCGATTTCCACCGCCCGCACGATTACAGCGGCGGCGTGCTGGGCGCTTGCCCCGAATTGCCCGGCATCTGCCAACCCGTTTGGGAACACTTCAAACAGCCGTTTCGGCAGCCTGCGTAG